A portion of the Meriones unguiculatus strain TT.TT164.6M chromosome 11, Bangor_MerUng_6.1, whole genome shotgun sequence genome contains these proteins:
- the Slx4 gene encoding structure-specific endonuclease subunit SLX4 isoform X4, with the protein MKQFKRADPERLRHAAEEPPLETTLEESVPRSPQEEVVGNENKAKLHAMDSDAAVALALQQEFGRAEASSHCDSLEEKGLFFCQMCQKNLSAMTVPRREKHANRCLDEAEKALSPAPSRIPDCPICGKPFLTNKSRISHLKQCAVKMEVAPQLLLQAVRLQTAQPEVGSSPQVPSFSNRVGGLKWKGATNKKEPQKRGKVSRPEVPSEDLMVAMALSRSEMEQCPGVPQLRLENAFSEKIRLGAEKKSRKKKPPVCPPLLLIQDFETTSRQIEDRAAQLLSEQVELSCTPPLPASKILKEELEHAGWRMQLPEGKQNFLWECSALTGAWAEGSFYTVGLLPPVVSQHRTQEPELTLALPKQGEPSTQSLPASHSSPPVGHSPSNRLLSSSQRERQALQDLVDLAVEGLSSSPWPSSLEAPPGLDLVPSSLPLAGFVLPSKTTLKRDASRSVGLLVADFGAMVNNPHLSDVQFQIDSGEVLYAHKFVLYARCPLLIQYVSAEGFSAVEDGDLTQRILLNDVSSEVAHAFLNYLYTADTDMPPSLAPHLRSLALRFGVSDLVQLCEQVPVMADLEGEQQEEKENENCKSRAENFQELLRSVWVDEEEEAETLLKPEVCEEDREKVNETEMEEIYEFAATQRKLLQGERAADTEEDTNQLGEDSPVSARTLAGVQSNRQLENTEQMESSGLEKEEALASWEHERDSIPLQGQCSDWAGKAETQDALRGPADLPSSCSFLPESHQVRSKGCLPLHSAKARDYKQLFVSPQRESSELSQTSDHEEQSDPVRERQAEMAHPPTLQQTPPRACLPLSQSPVGGSPSQPWLHLSHKSSLSPAVSQSRSSISKVASPGSLFPVSPAKQRRDSNILTLLKKPERHHQKGKQSSPMFGRKNRGTLISPAKSPPIDLTQSVPERLSPGAQEPLRHVKKEDEVILLLDSDEELELEHTKTKLVSKDPPGRRGLLEVSPMSSELFSVIDVDEDQEHFQSPLKTEAGPQQEDEVHLENQSALRNRESPWLFCSQKNSLEEDSTTDTSWLVPATPGPSKSRDCSSQTQIKSLKITSRTPSNKTAQQAPRPSLELGTVPEAAQKFSVIMPHTQSVTQGDSDSGCPDSRSLPHHHPKRCKLSSSQPLCPVSDFTRWSQKPSSPRPCLPNQAAADEVVEVGDSDDEQEVASHQGNSSPVLDGDPPGPMGDYCWHEPLSPIPIDHLNLERTGPLTTSSPSASQGQETLRSGDPHSPGLLGTTPIRGSYGALREPQEQSSQAASPGSSKLSVLSSALWDDWEEEERHSPETPPVAQVLSTRAWRPDRPETPKGASQKRNLPPKVPITPMPRYSIMETPVLKKELDRFGVRALPKRQMVLKLKEIFQYTHQTLESDSEVEIQSSQIPLQGPCGQAPTTETCKPSRSGGYTRLKATAGRGTQRPKGPTKSKSHQPQKKQLSESISHPSRWPAGELPAGPDGDTQLPASQESVATSVDGSDNSFSSESSSGEFGAAFEAVGDDKDEEGVSASQAALQAADTEEAVRRYICSKPALHRKVLTYQPLELAELQAELKQDGIPVAMGKLLDILDAQCITFTTAAARKEKLRQKRRQPSGRKKKVQKSRPSSVLPEGLGS; encoded by the exons ATGAAGCAGTTCAAGAGGGCAGACCCTGAGCGCTTGAGACATGCTGCAGAAGAACCCCCCCTAGAGACCACACTGGAAGAAAGTGTCCCAAGGAGCCCTCAAGAAGAGGTGGTGGGAAACG AGAATAAGGCCAAGCTCCATGCCATGGACAGCGATGCTGCCGTGGCCCTGGCCTTGCAGCAGGAGTTCGGAAGGGCAGAAGCATCTTCGCATTGTGACAGCCTGGAGGAGAAGGGGCTGTTCTTCTGCCAGATGTGTCAGAAGAACCTCTCGGCAATGACTGTGCCGCGGAGGGAGAAACATGCGAACAG ATGTTTGGATGAGGCTGAAAAGGCACTGAGCCCTGCTCCATCTCGGATCCCTGATTGCCCAATATGTGGGAAACCGTTCCTCACCAACAAGAGCAGAATCAGTCACTTGAAGCAGTGTGCAGTGAAGATGGAAGTGGCTCCCCAGCTCCTGCTTCAGGCTGTGAGGCTGCAGACAGCTCAGCCCGAGGTGGGCAGCAGCCCTCAGGTACCCAG TTTCAGCAATCGTGTTGGAGGTTTGAAATGGAAAGGAGCCACCAACAAGAAGGAGCCACAGAAGAGGGGGAAAGTCAGCCGGCCCGAGGTTCCGTCCGAAGACCTGATGGTGGCCATGGCTCTTTCTCGTTCTGAGATGGAGCAGTGTCCAGGTGTGCCCCAactcaggctggaaaatgcttttTCCGAGAAGATAAGGCTGGGAGCAG AGAAGAAAAGCCGCAAGAAGAAACCCCCAGTGTGTCCCCCACTGTTGTTAATCCAAGACTTCGAGACCACGAGTAGACAGATTGAGGACCGTGCTGCCCAGCTCCTATCAGAGCAAGTGGAACTGTCCTGCACCCCACCACTTCCGGCCAGCAAGATTTTAAAGGAAGAATTGGAACATGCGGGCTGGCGAATGCAGCTGCCTGAAGGAAAGCAGAATTTTCTGTGGGAATGCAGTGCCCTCACAGGAGCCTGGGCTGAGGGGTCCTTCTACACAGTGGGCCTGCTTCCTCCAGTTGTGTCCCAACATCGTACCCAG GAACCTGAGCTAACGCTGGCGCTGCCCAAGCAGGGAGAGCCAAGTACCCAAAGCCTCCCTGCTTCCCACAGCAGCCCTCCTGTGGGCCACAGCCCCAGTAACCGACTGCTGTCCTCCAGCCAGAGGGAGCGCCAAGCCCTGCAGGACCTCGTGGACTTGGCAGTGGAGGGGCTGAGCTCCAGCCCATGGCCCAGCAGTCTGGAAGCACCCCCAG GGTTGGACTTGGTCCCCAGCAGCCTTCCACTGGCTGGGTTTGTCCTGCCATCTAAGACGACCCTTAAGAGGGATGCCTCA CGGTCTGTTGGGTTGCTGGTGGCTGACTTCGGGGCCATGGTCAACAACCCACATCTGAGTGACGTCCAGTTCCAGATTGACAGTGGGGAGGTGCTCTATGCCCACAAGTTTGTTCTCTATGCCCGATGTCCGCTTCTCATTCAGTAT GTAAGCGCTGAAGGCTTCTCTGCCGTAGAGGATGGAGATCTGACGCAGCGCATCCTGCTGAATGATGTGAGCTCTGAGGTCGCCCATGCATTTCTGAACTATCTGTACACGGCAGACACTGACATGCCTCCCAGCCTGGCTCCTCATCTTCGTTCCCTGGCCCTAAG GTTTGGCGTGAGCGACCTTGTTCAGCTGTGTGAACAAGTGCCTGTCATGGCGGACTTAGAGGGGGAGCaacaggaggagaaggaaaatgaGAATTGCAAAAGCAGAGCAGAGAATTTCCAAGAACTCTTAAGGTCAGTGTGGgtagatgaagaggaggaagcagagactTTGTTGAAACCAGAGGTCTGTGAAGAAGATAGAGAAAAAGTGAATgaaacagaaatggaagaaatttaTGAGTTTGCAGCTACCCAGAGGAAGCTACTCCAGGGGGAACGAGCAGCagatacagaggaggacactaACCAGCTCGGGGAGGACAGTCCAGTTTCTGCGCGTACACTGGCAGGTGTCCAGAGTAACAGACAGTTAGAAAATACAGAACAAATGGAGTCATCTggcctagaaaaagaagaggcactAGCTAGTTGGGAGCATGAAAGAGATTCCATTCCACTCCAGGGCCAGTGCTCAGACTGGGCAGGGAAAGCAGAGACCCAGGACGCACTGCGGGGGCCAGCGGACCTCCCCAGCTCCTGCAGCTTCCTTCCTGAGAGCCACCAGGTGAGGAGCAAAGGATGTTTACCTTTGCACTCAGCCAAGGCCCGTGACTACAAACAGCTCTTTGTATCACCTCAAAGAGAATCTTCTGAACTGTCACAAACAAGTGACCATGAAGAGCAGAGTGACCCTgtcagggagaggcaggcagagatggcCCATCCACCAACTCTGCAGCAGACGCCTCCACGGGCCTGCCTTCCCCTGTCCCAGTCTCCTGTGGGTGGAAGTCCCAGCCAGCCATGGCTTCACCTAAGTCACAAGAGTAGTCTGTCCCCAGCAGTGTCCCAGTCTCGCAGTAGCATTTCTAAGGTGGCTTCCCCAGGCTCACTGTTTCCAGTTTCACCAGCTAAGCAGCGGAGAGACAGTAACATTCTCACACTACTGAAAAAACCAGAAAGGCACcaccagaaaggcaaacagagtAGTCCCATGTTTGGACGTAAAAATAGGGGCACCCTGATTTCCCCAGCAAAGTCTCCTCCCATTGACCTGACCCAGTCAGTTCCTGAGCGCTTGAGCCCCGGGGCCCAGGAGCCTCTGCGTCATGTGAAGAAAGAGGACGAGGTCATCCTTTTACTGGACTCAGATGAAGAGCTGGAGCTAGAGCACACCAAGACAAAGCTTGTTTCTAAAGATCCCCCCGGAAGAAGGGGACTTCTGGAGGTCAGCCCCATGTCCTCTGAACTGTTCTCAGTCATTGATGTTGACGAAGACCAAGAACATTTCCAAAGCCCACTGAAGACAGAGGCTGGGCCACAGCAGGAAGATGAGGTACACCTGGAAAATCAGTCTGCTCTGAGGAACAGAGAGAGCCCCTGGCTGTTCTGCAGCCAGAAGAATAGCCTGGAAGAGGACAGCACTACAGATACCTCCTGGCTGGTGCCTGCTACCCCAGGGCCCAGCAAGAGCCGAGATTGCTCATCACAGACCCAAATCAAAAGCCTTAAGATTACGAGCAGGACTCCATCAAATAAAACTGCTCAGCAGGCCCCCAGGCCTTCCTTAGAACTCGGGACTGTGCCGGAAGCAGCCCAGAAGTTCTCAGTGATCATGCCGCACACACAGTCTGTTACTCAAGGAGACTCTGACAGTGGATGCCCAGACAGCAGAAGCCTTCCCCATCACCACCCTAAACGCTGCAAGCTCTCTTCTTCACAGCCATTGTGTCCTGTTTCTGATTTTACCAGGTGGTCCCAGAAACCCTCATCACCTAGGCCATGCCTGCCAAATCAAGCTGCAGCTGACGAAGTGGTAGAAGTTGGGGACAGTGATGATGAGCAGGAGGTAGCTTCCCATCAAGGAAACAGCAGCCCTGTGCTAGATGGTGACCCCCCAGGTCCCATGGGTGACTATTGCTGGCATGAGCCCCTCTCCCCAATTCCAATTGACCACTTGAATCTGGAGCGGACCGGCCCCCTGACCACAAGCAGTCCCAGCGCAAGCCAGGGCCAGGAGACTCTGCGAAGCGGGGACCCACACTCCCCAGGACTCCTGGGCACCACCCCTATCCGAGGAAGTTACGGTGCTCTGAGAGAGCCTCAGGAGCAGTCCTCACAGGCTGCTTCTCCTGGGAGCAGCAAACTGAGTGTCCTTAGCTCGGCTCTGTGGGACGACTGGGAGGAGGAAGAGCGGCACTCTCCAGAGACTCCACCTGTGGCCCAAGTGCTGAGCACCAGAGCCTGGAGGCCAGACAGGCCAGAGACACCAA AAGGTGCTAGCCAGAAAAGGAACTTGCCCCCCAAAGTGCCCATAACACCAATGCCGAGGTATTCGATCATGGAGACCCCAGTGCTGAAGAAAGAACTGGACAG GTTTGGAGTGCGCGCTCTGCCCAAACGCCAGATGGTTCTGAAGCTGAAGGAGATTTTCCAGTACACTCACCAGACTCTGGAGTCAGACTCAGAGGTTGAGATTCAGTCCTCCCAGATACCCCTGCAGGGACCTTGCGGCCAGGCACCTACCACTGAGACCTGCAAGCCTTCAAGGTCAGGAGGCTACACCCGGCTTAAGGCCACTGCAGGTCGTGGGACTCAGAGACCCAAGGGCCCCACTAAGAGCAAGAGTCATCAACCTCAGAAGAAACAGCTCAGTGAGAGCATTTCCCACCCGAGCAGGTGGCCGGCTGGAGAGCTGCCTGCAGGCCCTGATGGGGACACCCAGCTCCCAGCCTCCCAGGAATCAGTGGCTACCTCTGTGGATGGCAGCGACAACTCCTTTAGCTCTGAAAG TTCCTCCGGTGAGTTTGGAGCTGCCTTCGAGGCTGTGGGCGACGACAAGGATGAAGAGGGGGTCAGCGCGTCACAGGCAGCCCTCCAGGCCGCAGACACGGAAGAGGCAGTGAGACGCTACATCTGCTCCAAGCCTGCCCTGCACAGGAAGGTACTGACATACCAGCCTCTGGAGCTGGCCGAGCTACAGGCTGAGCTGAAGCAGGATGGCATCCCTGTGGCCATGGGCAAGCTGCTGGACATCCTAGATGCTCAGTGCATCACCTTCACCACTGCTGCAGCCCGGAAGGAGAAGCTGAGACAAAAGAGACGGCAGCCCTCGGGCAGAAAGAAAAAGGTTCAGAAGTCACGACCCAGTAGCGTCCTGCCAGAGGGCCTGGGCAGCTAG
- the Slx4 gene encoding structure-specific endonuclease subunit SLX4 isoform X1 — MMDESDDDFKELCACFFQRVKKNATKDVSGDRKKRKASGNPQKRGKLKESSQAATRIKTLEGPPEKKPRVGSQAPRTKKQGASKPQEGDPALPVNGKGGVLAPAPDQPVLRERAHSVQTESAPNGDSQPLPSCFTATGVPSPSKPRASELVLQRMKQFKRADPERLRHAAEEPPLETTLEESVPRSPQEEVVGNENKAKLHAMDSDAAVALALQQEFGRAEASSHCDSLEEKGLFFCQMCQKNLSAMTVPRREKHANRCLDEAEKALSPAPSRIPDCPICGKPFLTNKSRISHLKQCAVKMEVAPQLLLQAVRLQTAQPEVGSSPQVPSFSNRVGGLKWKGATNKKEPQKRGKVSRPEVPSEDLMVAMALSRSEMEQCPGVPQLRLENAFSEKIRLGAEKKSRKKKPPVCPPLLLIQDFETTSRQIEDRAAQLLSEQVELSCTPPLPASKILKEELEHAGWRMQLPEGKQNFLWECSALTGAWAEGSFYTVGLLPPVVSQHRTQEPELTLALPKQGEPSTQSLPASHSSPPVGHSPSNRLLSSSQRERQALQDLVDLAVEGLSSSPWPSSLEAPPGLDLVPSSLPLAGFVLPSKTTLKRDASRSVGLLVADFGAMVNNPHLSDVQFQIDSGEVLYAHKFVLYARCPLLIQYVSAEGFSAVEDGDLTQRILLNDVSSEVAHAFLNYLYTADTDMPPSLAPHLRSLALRFGVSDLVQLCEQVPVMADLEGEQQEEKENENCKSRAENFQELLRSVWVDEEEEAETLLKPEVCEEDREKVNETEMEEIYEFAATQRKLLQGERAADTEEDTNQLGEDSPVSARTLAGVQSNRQLENTEQMESSGLEKEEALASWEHERDSIPLQGQCSDWAGKAETQDALRGPADLPSSCSFLPESHQVRSKGCLPLHSAKARDYKQLFVSPQRESSELSQTSDHEEQSDPVRERQAEMAHPPTLQQTPPRACLPLSQSPVGGSPSQPWLHLSHKSSLSPAVSQSRSSISKVASPGSLFPVSPAKQRRDSNILTLLKKPERHHQKGKQSSPMFGRKNRGTLISPAKSPPIDLTQSVPERLSPGAQEPLRHVKKEDEVILLLDSDEELELEHTKTKLVSKDPPGRRGLLEVSPMSSELFSVIDVDEDQEHFQSPLKTEAGPQQEDEVHLENQSALRNRESPWLFCSQKNSLEEDSTTDTSWLVPATPGPSKSRDCSSQTQIKSLKITSRTPSNKTAQQAPRPSLELGTVPEAAQKFSVIMPHTQSVTQGDSDSGCPDSRSLPHHHPKRCKLSSSQPLCPVSDFTRWSQKPSSPRPCLPNQAAADEVVEVGDSDDEQEVASHQGNSSPVLDGDPPGPMGDYCWHEPLSPIPIDHLNLERTGPLTTSSPSASQGQETLRSGDPHSPGLLGTTPIRGSYGALREPQEQSSQAASPGSSKLSVLSSALWDDWEEEERHSPETPPVAQVLSTRAWRPDRPETPKGASQKRNLPPKVPITPMPRYSIMETPVLKKELDRFGVRALPKRQMVLKLKEIFQYTHQTLESDSEVEIQSSQIPLQGPCGQAPTTETCKPSRSGGYTRLKATAGRGTQRPKGPTKSKSHQPQKKQLSESISHPSRWPAGELPAGPDGDTQLPASQESVATSVDGSDNSFSSESSSGEFGAAFEAVGDDKDEEGVSASQAALQAADTEEAVRRYICSKPALHRKVLTYQPLELAELQAELKQDGIPVAMGKLLDILDAQCITFTTAAARKEKLRQKRRQPSGRKKKVQKSRPSSVLPEGLGS; from the exons ATGATGGATGAGTCAGATGATGATTTCAAAGAACTCTGTGCCTGCTTTTTCCAAAGGGTGAAAAAAAATGCAACCAAAGATGTgtcaggagacaggaagaagcGGAAAGCCTCTGGTAACCCTCAGAAAAGAGGCAAGCTGAAAGAATCCAGTCAAGCTGCCACCAGGATCAAAACCCTTGAAGGCCCTCCAGAGAAGAAACCTCGAGTAGGCAGCCAGGCCCCTAGGACTAAAAAGCAAGGGGCATCCAAACCCCAAGAAGGGGACCCTGCGCTCCCTGTGAATGGAAAGGGAGGTGTTCTTGCTCCTGCCCCAGATCAGCCTGTGTTGCGTGAAAGAGCACACAGCGTTCAGACAG AGAGTGCTCCCAATGGCGACTCCCAGCCCCTTCCATCCTGTTTCACTGCAACTGGTGTGCCAAGTCCCTCCAAACCCAGAGCCTCAGAGCTGGTTCTCCAACGGATGAAGCAGTTCAAGAGGGCAGACCCTGAGCGCTTGAGACATGCTGCAGAAGAACCCCCCCTAGAGACCACACTGGAAGAAAGTGTCCCAAGGAGCCCTCAAGAAGAGGTGGTGGGAAACG AGAATAAGGCCAAGCTCCATGCCATGGACAGCGATGCTGCCGTGGCCCTGGCCTTGCAGCAGGAGTTCGGAAGGGCAGAAGCATCTTCGCATTGTGACAGCCTGGAGGAGAAGGGGCTGTTCTTCTGCCAGATGTGTCAGAAGAACCTCTCGGCAATGACTGTGCCGCGGAGGGAGAAACATGCGAACAG ATGTTTGGATGAGGCTGAAAAGGCACTGAGCCCTGCTCCATCTCGGATCCCTGATTGCCCAATATGTGGGAAACCGTTCCTCACCAACAAGAGCAGAATCAGTCACTTGAAGCAGTGTGCAGTGAAGATGGAAGTGGCTCCCCAGCTCCTGCTTCAGGCTGTGAGGCTGCAGACAGCTCAGCCCGAGGTGGGCAGCAGCCCTCAGGTACCCAG TTTCAGCAATCGTGTTGGAGGTTTGAAATGGAAAGGAGCCACCAACAAGAAGGAGCCACAGAAGAGGGGGAAAGTCAGCCGGCCCGAGGTTCCGTCCGAAGACCTGATGGTGGCCATGGCTCTTTCTCGTTCTGAGATGGAGCAGTGTCCAGGTGTGCCCCAactcaggctggaaaatgcttttTCCGAGAAGATAAGGCTGGGAGCAG AGAAGAAAAGCCGCAAGAAGAAACCCCCAGTGTGTCCCCCACTGTTGTTAATCCAAGACTTCGAGACCACGAGTAGACAGATTGAGGACCGTGCTGCCCAGCTCCTATCAGAGCAAGTGGAACTGTCCTGCACCCCACCACTTCCGGCCAGCAAGATTTTAAAGGAAGAATTGGAACATGCGGGCTGGCGAATGCAGCTGCCTGAAGGAAAGCAGAATTTTCTGTGGGAATGCAGTGCCCTCACAGGAGCCTGGGCTGAGGGGTCCTTCTACACAGTGGGCCTGCTTCCTCCAGTTGTGTCCCAACATCGTACCCAG GAACCTGAGCTAACGCTGGCGCTGCCCAAGCAGGGAGAGCCAAGTACCCAAAGCCTCCCTGCTTCCCACAGCAGCCCTCCTGTGGGCCACAGCCCCAGTAACCGACTGCTGTCCTCCAGCCAGAGGGAGCGCCAAGCCCTGCAGGACCTCGTGGACTTGGCAGTGGAGGGGCTGAGCTCCAGCCCATGGCCCAGCAGTCTGGAAGCACCCCCAG GGTTGGACTTGGTCCCCAGCAGCCTTCCACTGGCTGGGTTTGTCCTGCCATCTAAGACGACCCTTAAGAGGGATGCCTCA CGGTCTGTTGGGTTGCTGGTGGCTGACTTCGGGGCCATGGTCAACAACCCACATCTGAGTGACGTCCAGTTCCAGATTGACAGTGGGGAGGTGCTCTATGCCCACAAGTTTGTTCTCTATGCCCGATGTCCGCTTCTCATTCAGTAT GTAAGCGCTGAAGGCTTCTCTGCCGTAGAGGATGGAGATCTGACGCAGCGCATCCTGCTGAATGATGTGAGCTCTGAGGTCGCCCATGCATTTCTGAACTATCTGTACACGGCAGACACTGACATGCCTCCCAGCCTGGCTCCTCATCTTCGTTCCCTGGCCCTAAG GTTTGGCGTGAGCGACCTTGTTCAGCTGTGTGAACAAGTGCCTGTCATGGCGGACTTAGAGGGGGAGCaacaggaggagaaggaaaatgaGAATTGCAAAAGCAGAGCAGAGAATTTCCAAGAACTCTTAAGGTCAGTGTGGgtagatgaagaggaggaagcagagactTTGTTGAAACCAGAGGTCTGTGAAGAAGATAGAGAAAAAGTGAATgaaacagaaatggaagaaatttaTGAGTTTGCAGCTACCCAGAGGAAGCTACTCCAGGGGGAACGAGCAGCagatacagaggaggacactaACCAGCTCGGGGAGGACAGTCCAGTTTCTGCGCGTACACTGGCAGGTGTCCAGAGTAACAGACAGTTAGAAAATACAGAACAAATGGAGTCATCTggcctagaaaaagaagaggcactAGCTAGTTGGGAGCATGAAAGAGATTCCATTCCACTCCAGGGCCAGTGCTCAGACTGGGCAGGGAAAGCAGAGACCCAGGACGCACTGCGGGGGCCAGCGGACCTCCCCAGCTCCTGCAGCTTCCTTCCTGAGAGCCACCAGGTGAGGAGCAAAGGATGTTTACCTTTGCACTCAGCCAAGGCCCGTGACTACAAACAGCTCTTTGTATCACCTCAAAGAGAATCTTCTGAACTGTCACAAACAAGTGACCATGAAGAGCAGAGTGACCCTgtcagggagaggcaggcagagatggcCCATCCACCAACTCTGCAGCAGACGCCTCCACGGGCCTGCCTTCCCCTGTCCCAGTCTCCTGTGGGTGGAAGTCCCAGCCAGCCATGGCTTCACCTAAGTCACAAGAGTAGTCTGTCCCCAGCAGTGTCCCAGTCTCGCAGTAGCATTTCTAAGGTGGCTTCCCCAGGCTCACTGTTTCCAGTTTCACCAGCTAAGCAGCGGAGAGACAGTAACATTCTCACACTACTGAAAAAACCAGAAAGGCACcaccagaaaggcaaacagagtAGTCCCATGTTTGGACGTAAAAATAGGGGCACCCTGATTTCCCCAGCAAAGTCTCCTCCCATTGACCTGACCCAGTCAGTTCCTGAGCGCTTGAGCCCCGGGGCCCAGGAGCCTCTGCGTCATGTGAAGAAAGAGGACGAGGTCATCCTTTTACTGGACTCAGATGAAGAGCTGGAGCTAGAGCACACCAAGACAAAGCTTGTTTCTAAAGATCCCCCCGGAAGAAGGGGACTTCTGGAGGTCAGCCCCATGTCCTCTGAACTGTTCTCAGTCATTGATGTTGACGAAGACCAAGAACATTTCCAAAGCCCACTGAAGACAGAGGCTGGGCCACAGCAGGAAGATGAGGTACACCTGGAAAATCAGTCTGCTCTGAGGAACAGAGAGAGCCCCTGGCTGTTCTGCAGCCAGAAGAATAGCCTGGAAGAGGACAGCACTACAGATACCTCCTGGCTGGTGCCTGCTACCCCAGGGCCCAGCAAGAGCCGAGATTGCTCATCACAGACCCAAATCAAAAGCCTTAAGATTACGAGCAGGACTCCATCAAATAAAACTGCTCAGCAGGCCCCCAGGCCTTCCTTAGAACTCGGGACTGTGCCGGAAGCAGCCCAGAAGTTCTCAGTGATCATGCCGCACACACAGTCTGTTACTCAAGGAGACTCTGACAGTGGATGCCCAGACAGCAGAAGCCTTCCCCATCACCACCCTAAACGCTGCAAGCTCTCTTCTTCACAGCCATTGTGTCCTGTTTCTGATTTTACCAGGTGGTCCCAGAAACCCTCATCACCTAGGCCATGCCTGCCAAATCAAGCTGCAGCTGACGAAGTGGTAGAAGTTGGGGACAGTGATGATGAGCAGGAGGTAGCTTCCCATCAAGGAAACAGCAGCCCTGTGCTAGATGGTGACCCCCCAGGTCCCATGGGTGACTATTGCTGGCATGAGCCCCTCTCCCCAATTCCAATTGACCACTTGAATCTGGAGCGGACCGGCCCCCTGACCACAAGCAGTCCCAGCGCAAGCCAGGGCCAGGAGACTCTGCGAAGCGGGGACCCACACTCCCCAGGACTCCTGGGCACCACCCCTATCCGAGGAAGTTACGGTGCTCTGAGAGAGCCTCAGGAGCAGTCCTCACAGGCTGCTTCTCCTGGGAGCAGCAAACTGAGTGTCCTTAGCTCGGCTCTGTGGGACGACTGGGAGGAGGAAGAGCGGCACTCTCCAGAGACTCCACCTGTGGCCCAAGTGCTGAGCACCAGAGCCTGGAGGCCAGACAGGCCAGAGACACCAA AAGGTGCTAGCCAGAAAAGGAACTTGCCCCCCAAAGTGCCCATAACACCAATGCCGAGGTATTCGATCATGGAGACCCCAGTGCTGAAGAAAGAACTGGACAG GTTTGGAGTGCGCGCTCTGCCCAAACGCCAGATGGTTCTGAAGCTGAAGGAGATTTTCCAGTACACTCACCAGACTCTGGAGTCAGACTCAGAGGTTGAGATTCAGTCCTCCCAGATACCCCTGCAGGGACCTTGCGGCCAGGCACCTACCACTGAGACCTGCAAGCCTTCAAGGTCAGGAGGCTACACCCGGCTTAAGGCCACTGCAGGTCGTGGGACTCAGAGACCCAAGGGCCCCACTAAGAGCAAGAGTCATCAACCTCAGAAGAAACAGCTCAGTGAGAGCATTTCCCACCCGAGCAGGTGGCCGGCTGGAGAGCTGCCTGCAGGCCCTGATGGGGACACCCAGCTCCCAGCCTCCCAGGAATCAGTGGCTACCTCTGTGGATGGCAGCGACAACTCCTTTAGCTCTGAAAG TTCCTCCGGTGAGTTTGGAGCTGCCTTCGAGGCTGTGGGCGACGACAAGGATGAAGAGGGGGTCAGCGCGTCACAGGCAGCCCTCCAGGCCGCAGACACGGAAGAGGCAGTGAGACGCTACATCTGCTCCAAGCCTGCCCTGCACAGGAAGGTACTGACATACCAGCCTCTGGAGCTGGCCGAGCTACAGGCTGAGCTGAAGCAGGATGGCATCCCTGTGGCCATGGGCAAGCTGCTGGACATCCTAGATGCTCAGTGCATCACCTTCACCACTGCTGCAGCCCGGAAGGAGAAGCTGAGACAAAAGAGACGGCAGCCCTCGGGCAGAAAGAAAAAGGTTCAGAAGTCACGACCCAGTAGCGTCCTGCCAGAGGGCCTGGGCAGCTAG